From Alphaproteobacteria bacterium, the proteins below share one genomic window:
- a CDS encoding tyrosine-type recombinase/integrase: MTRFTKSYLEALKPKEKLYEVWDTEIKGLGCMIHPTGKKTYYFLYRFNKGKRKQRLKVGVHGHITCDIAREIVRGWMGDLARGIDPKEQHKKEAYIGKQYITMEAFLDLFVEKHKKVHNKPSTVKKDVERIKSAIIPFLGRIRVSEVTQEDIVKFQDHLKNVPGQFNRCHALLRKAFNLAELWGHRSKNSNPCYGIQRFIEKKKERFLSEEELIKLDEVLKVQEAVKVTSPYSLAAIRMLLYTGCRLSEILTLKWDDVFLKDGYIHLKDSKTGEKRIPLNESAKAVLASLTQEKDNPYIFVGSKPGTCLVTLQDAWRKIRSLANLEDVRIHDLRHTFASLAIKQGVDLYTVSKLLGHKNIATTTRYAHLEMKQLLKATNVVDQIWQEKI, from the coding sequence ATGACGAGATTTACCAAGAGCTATTTAGAAGCCTTAAAGCCAAAAGAAAAACTCTATGAAGTTTGGGATACAGAAATCAAAGGCTTGGGATGTATGATCCATCCTACGGGCAAGAAAACCTACTATTTTTTATACCGCTTCAACAAAGGCAAACGTAAGCAACGCTTGAAAGTTGGTGTTCATGGTCATATTACGTGTGACATCGCGCGTGAAATTGTTCGAGGGTGGATGGGCGATCTGGCTCGGGGAATCGATCCCAAGGAACAACACAAAAAAGAAGCATATATTGGCAAACAATATATAACAATGGAAGCATTTTTAGACCTCTTTGTTGAAAAGCATAAGAAGGTTCATAATAAACCAAGCACGGTAAAAAAGGATGTCGAAAGAATTAAGAGTGCGATTATCCCTTTTCTGGGGAGAATAAGAGTTTCAGAGGTTACCCAAGAAGATATTGTAAAATTTCAAGATCATCTCAAGAATGTCCCAGGGCAATTCAACCGCTGTCACGCTCTTTTAAGAAAAGCGTTTAATTTGGCAGAGCTGTGGGGCCACCGTTCAAAAAACAGCAACCCATGCTATGGGATTCAGAGGTTCATCGAGAAAAAGAAGGAACGCTTTTTATCAGAAGAAGAACTTATCAAATTAGATGAAGTTTTGAAGGTACAAGAGGCTGTCAAGGTGACTTCTCCTTATTCCCTAGCTGCTATTCGGATGCTGCTGTACACAGGTTGTCGGCTTAGTGAAATTCTGACATTAAAATGGGACGACGTTTTTTTGAAGGATGGTTATATCCATTTGAAAGATAGTAAAACAGGCGAAAAGCGAATTCCCCTCAATGAGTCAGCCAAAGCTGTTTTAGCAAGTTTAACACAGGAGAAAGATAATCCTTACATTTTCGTGGGCTCCAAACCAGGGACTTGTTTAGTAACGCTTCAAGATGCTTGGCGTAAGATTCGCTCATTGGCAAATCTTGAAGACGTCCGCATTCACGATTTACGTCATACCTTCGCGTCCTTAGCCATCAAACAGGGGGTAGATCTATATACTGTGTCTAAGCTGTTAGGGCATAAAAACATTGCTACGACCACAAGGTACGCACACCTAGAGATGAAGCAGCTGCTCAAAGCTACGAATGTCGTCGATCAAATCTGGCAGGAAAAGATTTAA
- a CDS encoding LysR family transcriptional regulator, with translation MLPLETSPYFRDLDWEKLKAFYYVAKMGNISHAAPLMNLTQSAFSRHITGLEKHLGFPLFARKKGGVILTRRGEDLFGIAESVFIDMKEFTSRNYEPVKQGIKRNIRIATSQNLAAYLINDLILEYNKDHPNFVFEIIGVDQAMDVILYDVDLAIQPHDPKTDEVKWQVIQEPFFTLEKKLYASTRYLEKYGEPQTIDDLKDHHFIVPSISEVDSFEGAKRVLELSTESGDRRNHVFLSNSLECLIEAAQQGKGIISAYEKTRIVQNSSLKNILPHVILNVRQEYYVYPVYLKEDKDIMDLKEYLKGRIGYWGEITARSCAS, from the coding sequence ATGTTGCCCTTAGAGACTTCTCCTTACTTTCGGGATTTAGATTGGGAAAAGCTCAAAGCCTTTTATTATGTGGCTAAGATGGGGAACATTTCCCATGCCGCACCCTTAATGAACCTTACCCAATCGGCTTTCAGTCGTCATATTACCGGGCTTGAAAAACACTTAGGGTTTCCGTTGTTTGCGCGCAAAAAAGGCGGGGTCATTCTGACGCGAAGAGGCGAGGATCTCTTCGGGATTGCCGAGAGCGTTTTTATAGACATGAAAGAATTTACCAGCCGTAACTATGAACCTGTAAAACAAGGAATCAAGCGAAACATTCGAATTGCAACCAGCCAAAATCTTGCGGCCTATCTCATCAACGATCTCATCCTGGAGTATAATAAAGATCATCCCAATTTTGTCTTTGAGATCATTGGGGTAGATCAAGCTATGGATGTTATTTTGTACGATGTAGACCTTGCAATCCAGCCCCATGATCCAAAGACAGATGAGGTGAAATGGCAAGTTATCCAAGAACCGTTTTTTACCCTCGAGAAGAAACTGTACGCGAGCACTCGATACCTGGAAAAGTACGGCGAACCCCAGACCATTGATGACCTGAAAGACCATCATTTTATTGTTCCTTCAATCTCTGAGGTTGATTCCTTCGAGGGTGCGAAAAGGGTTTTAGAACTCAGTACCGAGAGTGGCGATAGACGTAACCACGTATTCCTCTCCAACTCTCTTGAGTGCCTAATTGAGGCAGCACAACAGGGCAAAGGCATCATCAGTGCCTATGAGAAAACGAGGATCGTTCAAAACTCAAGTCTCAAAAACATCCTTCCCCATGTGATCCTCAACGTCCGTCAGGAATATTATGTATATCCGGTATATCTTAAGGAAGACAAGGATATCATGGATCTCAAAGAGTATTTGAAGGGAAGGATTGGCTATTGGGGTGAGATTACCGCACGAAGCTGCGCTTCTTAG
- a CDS encoding LysR family transcriptional regulator yields the protein MDIEKLRSFCELVKTGNLHDTENLLKVKYATLRKRVLNLEKELGFKLIENQDNKIVISEEGEKFYSYANDILNFTDQKLLEYEEDTKSIGKSITIATTNSIAALWLTEALTEFNAAYPEVQIAVKASDESFDLLSRDADVSISTLESIKKGLKVIELTNYQMNLYASESYIKRKGMPKTIEELRSHTIIGFGNDVPFPYKDVNWHLKYLPEGKQANICINSGVAIYQLVENGVGIGSISQKAVSISPVRLIRILPDLLDGPNIPIGFCFPETRASSKTINILYEYIKDKLH from the coding sequence ATGGACATAGAGAAGCTGAGAAGTTTTTGTGAGCTTGTAAAAACCGGCAATCTTCATGACACAGAGAACTTACTAAAAGTTAAATATGCCACCTTGCGAAAGCGAGTCCTGAATCTTGAAAAGGAACTCGGGTTTAAGCTTATTGAAAATCAGGACAATAAAATCGTTATCAGTGAAGAGGGTGAAAAATTCTACTCATATGCAAACGACATTTTAAACTTCACTGATCAAAAACTATTAGAATATGAAGAAGACACAAAATCCATTGGCAAAAGTATTACAATAGCAACAACGAATTCTATTGCTGCCTTATGGTTAACAGAGGCATTAACAGAATTTAACGCTGCCTATCCTGAAGTTCAAATAGCCGTAAAAGCTTCAGATGAATCCTTTGACCTTTTATCGAGAGATGCAGATGTATCAATTTCTACTCTTGAAAGTATAAAAAAGGGGTTAAAGGTAATTGAATTAACAAATTATCAAATGAATTTATATGCCAGCGAAAGTTACATCAAACGGAAAGGGATGCCTAAAACAATTGAAGAACTTCGGAGTCATACTATCATAGGTTTCGGAAACGATGTCCCTTTTCCCTATAAAGACGTAAACTGGCATTTAAAATACCTACCAGAGGGGAAGCAAGCTAATATCTGCATAAATTCAGGCGTTGCTATCTATCAACTGGTTGAAAACGGGGTGGGAATTGGCTCAATTTCACAGAAAGCGGTTAGCATATCTCCCGTGAGACTTATCAGAATACTACCAGACCTACTTGATGGGCCCAATATCCCGATCGGTTTTTGTTTTCCGGAAACGCGAGCAAGTTCGAAAACGATCAATATCTTGTATGAATATATCAAAGATAAGCTTCATTAA
- a CDS encoding 2OG-Fe(II) oxygenase, with amino-acid sequence MLASYQDLNSQLMTEGTVVVSQEDLPISSGDWETLSSLLDNQTYERVVQGDTDERTSVSVYRIKKAGDSHIRNQQIVDIINTPKIKSKLAGIMGVEDYKIDRCQCNLYYEGDFVGKHVDKESCSNHTYAFMVFPCDEFEGGEFCVYNPENSQPYVYKPEPQTLILTRCDLLHEVREITKGKRRAIVSFLQLPH; translated from the coding sequence ATGTTAGCATCTTATCAGGATTTAAATTCTCAATTAATGACTGAAGGTACGGTTGTGGTCTCACAAGAGGATTTGCCAATTTCCTCAGGTGATTGGGAAACATTAAGTTCTCTCTTGGACAACCAGACTTACGAAAGAGTTGTTCAGGGCGATACCGATGAACGAACTTCGGTAAGTGTATATAGAATTAAAAAAGCTGGCGATTCGCATATTCGAAATCAACAAATCGTAGATATCATTAATACACCAAAAATTAAATCTAAACTTGCCGGTATTATGGGAGTTGAAGACTATAAGATTGATCGATGTCAATGCAATCTCTATTATGAAGGTGATTTTGTAGGTAAGCACGTCGATAAAGAAAGTTGTAGCAATCATACCTATGCATTTATGGTGTTTCCTTGTGATGAGTTTGAAGGTGGTGAATTTTGTGTTTATAATCCTGAAAATTCCCAGCCCTATGTTTACAAACCTGAACCACAAACATTAATTCTTACGAGATGTGATTTGCTCCACGAAGTTAGAGAAATTACAAAGGGTAAAAGGCGGGCGATTGTTTCATTCTTACAGCTTCCTCATTAA
- a CDS encoding oligopeptide:H+ symporter, protein METNLPTTQPKALYTLFFVELWERFSYMGLRVLLILYMTSELEYSDSFSYGIYGMFFTLVYASNLLGGYLSDRYLGNRNAILMGGFILLVGHTCLALPFKELLTIGLAFIIIGTGFFKVNVSSLLGQYYHAHDPRRDSGFTIFYMGINIGGLLAPLACGYVGRVYGWHYGFGLAGIGIALGMITLILGKKSLGEMGLSPDEEKLHEQYWLGISRYQWILICSLLSVPVLALCIHHHDNMEGILYVFGGVMLFSVIRIALTCKGDERKKMFALIAMLPFYLAFWASFEQAGASINLFTERHVDRSFMGMEIYTTWFQSLNPLFIIVVAPFLSSLWLYLGRRDKEPLTPIKFAVALFLIGLSFGVLKLGVLEASRDGMTSMLWVVSAYFLQSTGELCLSPVGLSMVTKLAPARFASFMMGSLFLSMAFAHFVAQQIAKYFTAAHEVDVVQDITDKGTSLMVFGNIFDFLIYFPILMGLILLLFYPFLKGVFKQYQ, encoded by the coding sequence ATGGAAACAAACCTACCCACTACTCAACCAAAAGCTTTATACACCTTATTCTTCGTGGAGCTATGGGAGAGGTTCAGCTATATGGGTCTGAGGGTGCTGCTCATCCTCTACATGACATCCGAGCTAGAGTATTCTGACTCATTTTCTTATGGCATTTATGGGATGTTTTTTACGCTCGTGTATGCCTCCAATCTTCTCGGTGGATATCTTTCTGATCGATACTTAGGCAACAGGAATGCGATTTTGATGGGTGGGTTCATCCTTCTCGTTGGCCACACATGTTTAGCGTTGCCCTTCAAGGAACTTTTGACCATTGGCCTTGCCTTCATCATCATAGGAACAGGGTTTTTTAAAGTAAATGTCTCCAGCCTTTTAGGTCAATATTATCATGCGCATGACCCTCGGCGGGATAGTGGGTTTACGATCTTTTATATGGGAATTAATATCGGCGGCCTCCTAGCGCCCCTCGCCTGTGGTTATGTCGGAAGAGTATATGGCTGGCATTATGGATTTGGGTTGGCGGGAATTGGTATTGCCCTTGGAATGATTACGTTGATCCTTGGTAAAAAATCATTGGGAGAGATGGGCCTTAGCCCGGATGAAGAAAAGCTTCATGAACAATATTGGTTAGGGATATCACGGTATCAATGGATTCTTATTTGTAGTCTTCTGAGTGTTCCTGTTCTCGCTTTGTGTATCCATCATCATGATAATATGGAGGGTATTTTGTATGTGTTCGGCGGTGTGATGCTCTTTTCAGTGATTAGGATAGCGTTGACCTGTAAGGGGGATGAGCGGAAGAAAATGTTTGCGCTCATTGCTATGCTCCCCTTCTATTTAGCGTTCTGGGCCAGCTTTGAACAGGCAGGGGCATCCATTAACTTATTCACAGAGCGCCATGTCGACCGAAGCTTTATGGGTATGGAAATATATACGACATGGTTTCAATCTCTTAATCCCCTTTTTATCATTGTGGTTGCCCCATTTTTGTCGAGTCTCTGGCTTTATTTAGGTAGGCGAGACAAAGAGCCCCTAACGCCCATAAAGTTTGCCGTAGCCCTCTTTTTAATTGGACTGAGTTTTGGGGTGTTAAAGTTGGGCGTACTAGAGGCATCGAGAGATGGCATGACATCCATGTTGTGGGTTGTCTCTGCATACTTTTTACAATCAACCGGGGAGCTGTGTTTGTCACCTGTGGGGTTATCCATGGTAACCAAACTCGCACCCGCTCGATTTGCAAGTTTTATGATGGGCTCTCTTTTCCTATCTATGGCATTTGCTCATTTTGTCGCCCAACAAATTGCCAAATATTTCACCGCTGCTCATGAAGTTGATGTTGTCCAAGACATCACAGACAAAGGAACCTCTCTTATGGTATTTGGGAATATTTTTGACTTCTTAATTTACTTTCCCATCCTCATGGGCTTGATATTGCTGTTGTTCTATCCTTTTTTAAAAGGCGTATTTAAACAATATCAATAG